From the genome of Denticeps clupeoides chromosome 4, fDenClu1.1, whole genome shotgun sequence, one region includes:
- the ackr4a gene encoding atypical chemokine receptor 4, translated as MAAPASGHDYDYPDPDNGSLNYSYEDGSGVCEKSDVRSFAGIFLPAVYSACLAVGLAGNGLVVAVYARHKRPRTMTDTFVVHLAVADLLLLMTLPLWAAGAARGWHLGQVLCKAVSCLYTVNFSCGMLLLACISVDRYLAATPASRTRGLGSVFKSGHSSKVCSACWAVAFLLGIPDLVFTTVISTHHDRKTCMAVFPHTMALVTRHSLEVVEVVLSFLLPGLLMIFCYVRVLQAIDRLPQGRRDRKWRATRILLVVVGVFVLTQLPYNIVKLCRSVDAVYALVTHCDTSKALDRASQVTESLALTHCCLNPVLYALVGSSFRLHVLRFAKSFGQWSRRKMRMRMRNVTADSEEQVEPGAEISHTGSRETSTFSI; from the coding sequence ATGGCGGCGCCGGCCTCGGGCCACGACTACGACTACCCGGACCCCGACAACGGCAGCCTGAACTACAGCTACGAGGACGGGTCCGGCGTGTGCGAGAAGAGCGACGTACGCTCCTTCGCCGGGATCTTCCTGCCGGCGGTCTACTCCGCCTGCCTGGCGGTGGGGCTGGCGGGCAACGGCCTGGTGGTGGCGGTGTACGCGCGCCACAAGCGCCCGCGCACCATGACCGACACCTTCGTGGTCCACCTGGCCGTGGCGGACCTCCTGCTGCTGATGACGCTGCCGCTCTGGGCCGCCGGGGCCGCCCGCGGGTGGCACCTGGGACAGGTCCTCTGCAAGGCGGTGTCGTGCCTCTACACCGTCAACTTCTCCTGCGGCATGCTGCTCCTGGCCTGCATCAGCGTGGACCGCTACCTGGCCGCCACCCCGGCCTCCAGAACGCGGGGCCTGGGTTCCGTCTTCAAGTCCGGCCACTCGTCCAAGGTCTGCTCGGCCTGCTGGGCCGTGGCCTTCCTCCTGGGCATCCCCGACTTGGTCTTCACCACCGTGATCTCCACACATCACGACCGAAAGACCTGCATGGCTGTGTTCCCTCACACCATGGCCCTTGTGACCAGACACAGCCTGGAGGTCGTGGAGGTGGTCCTGAGCTTCCTTCTGCCCGGCCTGCTCATGATCTTCTGCTACGTCAGGGTGCTGCAGGCCATCGACAGGCTGCCGCAGGGGAGGCGGGACAGGAAGTGGAGAGCCACCCGCATTCTGCTCGTCGTGGTCGGGGTGTTTGTCCTCACGCAGCTCCCCTACAACATCGTGAAGCTCTGTCGCTCGGTGGACGCCGTCTACGCCCTGGTGACCCACTGTGACACCAGTAAAGCCCTGGACCGCGCCTCCCAGGTGACGGAGAGCCTGGCCCTGACCCACTGCTGCCTCAACCCCGTCCTCTACGCCTTGGTGGGCTCCTCCTTCCGACTGCACGTGCTGAGGTTTGCCAAGAGCTTTGGACAGTGGAGCAGAAGGaaaatgaggatgaggatgaggaacgTCACAGCGGACAGCGAGGAGCAGGTAGAACCGGGAGCGGAGATTTCCCACACCGGCTCGAGGGAGACCAGCACCTTCTCCATCTGA